Within Carassius gibelio isolate Cgi1373 ecotype wild population from Czech Republic chromosome A16, carGib1.2-hapl.c, whole genome shotgun sequence, the genomic segment GGAGATCAGGGGACTGTGTGTTTGGTGTATGATGTGTTTATGATGCTCTCACCTGAGCGTCTCCTTCACGGCTCCCTTCAGCAGCGGCGCCCCCTGCAGGGCCTTCTGGGGGTCCCCTGACGCCTGTTCCCATGACGACAGCACCTGTGCTCGCACCCGCTCCTGCACACCAGGGTTCCTCGCTAACTCGAAGAGAGCGAACTGCAGCGGGACGGCGGTCTGACGGACACAGAGTCACAGGATCCGTtcacacagtctcacacacacgtGTTCATGAGTGTATACGAAACACAGATCTAATATCACTGATGACAATATGAAAACATTAATTCATGAAAGAGAGCTAGTTTTAAGGTTGACTTTAACTATTTCAAAAGAGCAACATTCCTTGCACAATCtgcaaaataaaatggaaaaaatatttagttttttaatacaTTGATACATGCAATTCAGccttttttatatgcatttatatcttgcaattatgacttttcaCAATTGCAAAAAGAAAGTATTAATTGCAAGGAATTTAAATCtgcatatagtttttattttttgtattttcctttttcattttcatattttagcaattttgtttttttggtatGACAAAAATTAATTTGCCTATAAAGTTTATTAGTACGTCAAGTGCACCGAAGTaacctaaatgaaaatgaattttgttGTGTGAGTTTGTACCGTATCGACTCCGCCGGCCATCAGTTCAGTGATGTTAGCTTTGATCAGCTCTGATGATAACTGtcccgcctccatcagctgacccAGCACACCCAGGATCCGCCCATCAGAGGCTCCGCCCACCGCCGTCTGCAGACGCTGATACCCGCGCTGGATACGTGCCTccgctgcaaacacacacacacacacacacacactcacagaacaAAACTCATgctgcaggagtgtgtgtgtgagtgcaagtgagtgagaatgagtgtgtgtgtgtgagacgcacCGTGGCTGAAGATGTGGTCCCATGCAGTGGCGTGCTCTGTCCAGAGGGGGGCGTGGAGGGCCAGCAGCAGTCGTGGAGGCAGGTACAGCAGCGGCGGCGTCGTGGCTAGCATGCGCTCAACGGCCCAGATGAAGCGCTCCGACTCTTCAGACGGAGACGACGAGAACAGGCCGATCCGCTCGCCGTACAGAACATGACAGCTCGCTGGAGACACATTATTGATCTAATTGTAAacaattcagacatttttaataattcGTGAACCTAGTATTAACATAACTGGATCTTCTTTCTGGTGATGTGTGCAGGATTTCTCTAGTCACAATCATTTAGTGCTCTGAAACCCAGCTAGAACCGCCTCCATTTTTGAGTGCCACACCCACATCTCAGCGTCCAATCAGCAGCCAGTGCAAGGAACCAAGACCCGCCTACATTTGGTCTTTTACAATAACCCGTTTCATTTGGCTGTGCATTACAATAATGAAGAAAATATCTCTACGTTTCATTGTGACTTCAGCAGAAATGATAAATACTCATCAAATCAGATTCTTAGTTGTGTTGATCCAATAAATGTTATTAATCTCATAAATATGCACAGAACATGAGAAAGGGTGGGGTTTTGGATAAAGGGTGGGGTTTGGAGAGAGGGTGGAGTTTAAGGAGAGGGCAGGGTTTAAAGAAAGCGTGGGGTTTTGAGGAGAGGGTGGGGTTTTGGATAAAGGGTGGGGCTTAGAGATAAGGTGTAGGTTCGTACAGAGGGTGGGGTTTCGGAGACAGGGCGGGGTTTTGGGAGAAGGCATGTGATTGCTCCATTAATCAGAGCATGATAACAGAATATACAAAATTATTCTCAACTCAACAACACAACACTGACCTTCCAGGGCAAAGCGGAAGAGCTCAGGACTGGGGTCAAGGGTCATACTGCGCTGATCCGTGTCCCCCACGCCCTCCGTCTCCACCCGCTGTCGCAGTGAACGGCAGAAATCCTGCGCCACGTCGTCCAGCAGCGGAAGGAAGCGGCGTACGGCTGAAGCCACCATCACCTCCTTGTTCAACAGCAGTCTGTCGGAGCGCCACTCCGTCCCGTTCCTGCAGCCACATTAAACACATCATACTGCAACATTATACCAGTACACAGAGATGCACTGACCAACACACTTCACAGCTAAACATCTGACCAAAGCA encodes:
- the LOC128030261 gene encoding cytochrome P450 11B, mitochondrial-like, which translates into the protein MLSSGVRPPALSTAVRSLQRRSGGAVRDFQEIPHTGSNGWINLLRFWKDGRFSLLHKHMENTFRCLGPIYRESLGSQSSVNIMLPTDIGELFRSEGLHPRRMTLQPWATHREIRGHCKGVFLKNGTEWRSDRLLLNKEVMVASAVRRFLPLLDDVAQDFCRSLRQRVETEGVGDTDQRSMTLDPSPELFRFALEASCHVLYGERIGLFSSSPSEESERFIWAVERMLATTPPLLYLPPRLLLALHAPLWTEHATAWDHIFSHAEARIQRGYQRLQTAVGGASDGRILGVLGQLMEAGQLSSELIKANITELMAGGVDTTAVPLQFALFELARNPGVQERVRAQVLSSWEQASGDPQKALQGAPLLKGAVKETLRLYPVGITVQRYPVRDIVLQNYHVPAGTLVQVCLYPLGRSPEVFEGPERFEPSRWAASGEGFRSLAFGFGSRQCVGRRIAENEMQLLLLHILRNFRLTVSSTEELNTKYTLILQPESPPRITFTTRSL